The Streptomyces camelliae genome window below encodes:
- a CDS encoding sialidase family protein → MMQRTASGRARRRRARLWGGLLALSAAALGFGGPSAAAQAGQDVKISDHQYVRDDGGSDPTIAACSVNKRQQNEPTTTVAPHNRQLLTAGANDYCAAATTGGSAWAGFYYSADGGQSWTDSLLPGYPTDTSAEGQASPMYQMHENQAGDPVQAWDNNGHLYYATIADNLTSNPNASLFVSRYDWTSGPKPNHRYTTLVARSTPVQDFRGLFQDKPALEVDRGADSPNAGNIYVCWTRFTGPNSPNAVYVARSTDQGRTFTTNRVTNSVTASDICDVTVTRNGSVYVSWHQLAANGLGNSSIGWVKSTDGGRSFTRPRVATSYVGWQALDQTVLPGTDPRDCGDGPLACQSGYTFARVGSQVRLAADPTSAGNPDEVFLVYDGTVPGSQTPTGTTYGTVGRGTGSQDALYFMRTGDGGATWSSPQRIDPQAKGHQFLPDIAADSGRLHVVWQDSRDDTASGPGGGDFRTVPVSNRWVSDNPPGSVSTGTGLDTYYATSSDSGGSWAVNKVSTQSTMPQYEQFTDADEPFFGDYNYIAASGPTAFLAWTDQRDTVPGTDPRYPAAEGTDGFDVHQCRTQNPDGTWGPDTCLDAGGRNQNIYGAVVG, encoded by the coding sequence ATGATGCAGAGGACGGCGTCTGGGCGCGCACGAAGACGGCGCGCTCGCCTGTGGGGAGGGCTGCTGGCCCTGAGCGCCGCCGCCCTGGGATTCGGCGGGCCGTCCGCGGCCGCGCAGGCCGGCCAGGACGTCAAGATCTCCGACCACCAGTACGTCCGCGATGACGGGGGCAGCGACCCGACGATCGCCGCGTGCTCGGTCAACAAGCGCCAGCAGAACGAGCCGACGACCACGGTCGCGCCCCACAACCGGCAGCTGCTGACCGCCGGCGCCAATGACTACTGCGCGGCGGCGACGACCGGAGGGTCGGCCTGGGCCGGGTTCTACTACTCCGCCGACGGCGGGCAGTCGTGGACCGACAGCCTGCTGCCCGGCTACCCGACGGACACCTCGGCCGAGGGCCAGGCCTCGCCGATGTACCAGATGCACGAGAACCAGGCCGGCGACCCCGTCCAGGCCTGGGACAACAACGGGCACCTGTACTACGCGACCATCGCGGACAACCTCACGAGCAATCCCAACGCGTCGCTCTTCGTCTCGCGCTACGACTGGACCTCCGGCCCGAAGCCCAACCACCGATACACCACGCTCGTCGCCCGGTCCACCCCGGTCCAGGACTTCCGCGGACTCTTCCAGGACAAGCCTGCGCTGGAGGTCGACCGCGGTGCCGACAGCCCGAACGCCGGCAACATCTACGTCTGCTGGACCCGCTTCACCGGCCCGAACTCCCCGAACGCCGTGTATGTGGCCCGCTCGACCGACCAGGGCCGCACGTTCACCACGAACAGGGTCACCAATTCCGTGACCGCGTCCGACATCTGCGACGTCACGGTCACCCGCAACGGCAGCGTCTACGTCAGCTGGCACCAGCTGGCGGCGAACGGCCTGGGCAACAGCTCCATCGGCTGGGTGAAGTCGACCGACGGCGGGCGCTCGTTCACCAGGCCGAGGGTCGCCACGTCCTACGTCGGCTGGCAGGCGCTGGACCAGACAGTGTTGCCCGGCACCGATCCCCGTGACTGCGGTGACGGCCCCCTCGCCTGCCAGTCCGGCTATACGTTCGCCCGCGTAGGCAGCCAGGTCCGCCTGGCCGCCGACCCCACCTCCGCCGGTAACCCCGACGAGGTCTTCCTGGTCTACGACGGCACGGTGCCCGGTTCGCAGACACCGACCGGGACGACGTACGGAACCGTCGGCAGGGGAACCGGAAGCCAGGACGCGCTCTACTTCATGCGGACAGGTGACGGCGGCGCGACCTGGAGCAGCCCGCAGCGCATCGACCCGCAGGCGAAGGGCCACCAGTTCCTCCCCGACATCGCCGCCGACTCGGGCCGGCTGCACGTCGTCTGGCAGGACAGCCGGGACGACACCGCGAGCGGGCCGGGAGGCGGGGACTTCCGTACGGTGCCGGTCTCCAACCGCTGGGTGAGCGACAACCCGCCGGGTTCCGTGTCGACCGGAACAGGCCTGGACACCTACTACGCGACCTCGTCGGACTCCGGAGGGAGCTGGGCGGTCAACAAGGTGTCCACCCAGTCGACCATGCCGCAGTACGAGCAGTTCACCGACGCCGACGAGCCGTTCTTCGGCGACTACAACTACATCGCCGCGTCGGGTCCGACCGCGTTCCTGGCCTGGACCGACCAGCGCGACACCGTCCCCGGCACCGACCCGAGGTACCCGGCGGCCGAGGGGACGGACGGGTTCGATGTGCACCAGTGCCGTACCCAGAACCCGGACGGCACCTGGGGACCGGACACCTGCCTTGACGCGGGCGGGCGGAACCAGAACATCTACGGGGCAGTGGTGGGCTGA